In Deinococcus maricopensis DSM 21211, the sequence CCTGCGTGCCGTTGAAGCCGGTGCAGCTCGCGCCGCGCTCCGGCGCGTTCGAGCCCTGCTCGTACTTGTCGAGGAACGCCTTGAGGCGGTTATCGTCCGCACTGTCCACCGCGAGCTGCGCATTCCACGCGCTGATCACGACCGGGTGCGGCAGGTCCGGGTAGGGGCTGAGGAGCGCGTAGCTGTGGCCGTCCACCAGGGTCTTGAGTTTCGCGATGGCGTCCGCGCCGAGGTCCGCGCGGTACGTGACCCACACGGCGCCGTGCTCCAGGCTGTGCACGCCGTACTCGTTGTAGATGGGCTGGTCGTACACGGCGCACGTCTGCCACGTCGGGTTGTGCGGGCCGCCGGCGGGAGGCGTCTGCGCGTACTGAATCTGGCCTTCGCGGTGTTCGCCGCCCTTGTAGTCGAAGGTCTGGACGCCCTCAATGCCGCCTTTGTTGCAGGCGGCGAGGGAGACGGCGAGCGCGGTCAGGAGGAACGTGCGTTTCATGTACGCCTTAGGGTAACAGGTGCGTGTGAGGCCGCACGTCCCGGGCGCTACCGCACCAGCAACGGGTTGAAGTCGGTGTCCCAATCCAGCGGGTCAACGCCCGCGCGGCGTTTCAGGCGCCGCGCCAGGGCCGCGCCGAGCGGCGCGAGCAGCAGCGCCACGAACGGCCACGGCGTGAGCGCCGGCATGACCGCGCCCAGGGCCGCGCCCGGCAGCGCCCCCAGCAGCAGCCGCACGGTCAGGCGCGCGCCCCCCAGGAACAGCTTGAGTTTCGCGGTGGCGAACGCCACCAGAAACGCGCCGAGCAGCACACCGAGCGTGCCCAGCAGGGCCGCGTGCACCCCGGACGTGTCGAGCGGCGCGCTGCGCAGCGCGAACGCGAGCGCCACCGGCACCCCCGTGAGCGCGTGCGCCGCCACGCCGCGCCACGCCACCGGACGCGTCCGCGCGTACCCGTACGCGTCCGTGTGCACCGCGAGCAGCAGGAGCGCCAAGGCGGACAGGCCCGCCGCCAGCGCCCCACCCGGCGCCCACGGCAGCGCGCGCAGCACGCCCGCGACCGCCAGCAGCCCCGCGGCCGCCCAGCCCATGCGGCGCTCCGCGCGGGACGACGCGCCGTTCAGGCCGCCCAGCGACAGGTTCGGCACGCGGGACGGCGGTGGGCCAGGGCGGAACATGCGCTCAGGCTAGCGCACGCGAACATCCGGCACAGTTCCGCGCGAACGCGGATGGTACGGTGCGGTGGTCATGCAAGCCAACACCGTCGGTGAACTGCTGCAACTTCCCGCCTACCAGGGCCGCGCGCCGTTCGACGGCCGCACGCGCCTCGTGCAAGACGAAGTCCGTGACAACCTCATCCGTAAACTCCGCGCGAAGGAGAACCTCTTCCCGGGCGTCGTCGGCTACGACGAGACCGTCGTGCCGCAACTCGTGAACGCCCTGCTGGCCCGGCAGAACTTCATCCTGCTCGGCCTGCGCGGCCAGGCGAAAAGCCGCATCCTGCGCGCCATCACGAACCTGCTCGACGAGACCGTGCCCGCCATCAACGCGAGCGACATCAACGACGACCCCCTCAACCCCATCAGCGCGCACGGGCAGGAGCTCCTGCGCGAGTACGGCGACCGCCTGGAAATCCGCTGGATTCCCCGCGAGGAACGCTACGTCGAGAAGCTCGCCACGCCCGACGTGACCGTCGCGGACCTGATCGGCGACGTGGACCCCATCAAGGCCGCGCGCCTCGGCACCGCCCTCGGCGACGTGCGCGCCATGCACTTCGGGCTGCTGCCGCGCGCGAACCGCGGCATCTTCGCCGTGAACGAACTCGCGGACCTCGCGCCGAAAGTGCAGGTGGCGCTGTTCAACATCCTCCAGGAAGGCGACGTGCAGATTAAGGGTTACCCCGTGCGCCTCGAACTGGACGTGATGCTGGTGTTCAGCGCGAACCCCGAGGACTACACCGCGCGCGGCAAGATCGTCACGCCCCTCAAGGACCGCATCGGCAGCGAAATCCGCACGCACTACCCCCGCACCGTGGACCTCGGCATGGACATCACCGCGCAGGAAGCGTACCGCGACCCCAGCGTCGTCGTGCCGACCTTCATCGCGGAACTCATCGAGGAGATCGCGTTCCAGGCGCGCGAGGACAACCGCGTGGACAAGCTCAGCGGCGTGTCGCAGCGCCTCCCCATCAGCCTGATGGAACTCGCCAGCGCGAACGCCGAGGTGCGCGCCCTCACGGGCGGCGACGACCCGGTCGTGCGCGTCGCGGACATCTACGCGGGCCTGCCCGCCATCACCGGCAAGATGGAACTCGAGTACGAGGGCGAACTCAAAGGCGCAGAGAACGTCGCCCGCGAGGTGATCCGCAAGGCCGCCGGGCAGGTGTACGCGCGCCGGTTCTCGTCCGCGGACACGCGCGACCTGGAGAAGTGGTTCGCGGACGGCAACGTGTTCCGCTTCCCGCAGGCCGGGGATGCGCGCGCCGCCATGAGCGCCGCGCGGGACGTGCCGGGCCTCGCAGACCTCGCAGTGGACGTGGCCGGTGACGCGCGGGACGCCGTGCGCGTCGCCGCTGCCGAGTTCATCCTGGAAGGCCTGTACGGCCGCAAGAAGCTTTCCCGCGCGGAGGAGAGCTACGCCGCGCCGGAACCCGAGATGAAACAGCCAGGCCGCGGCGGACGCTGGAACTGAGGCAAGCGGCAGGGGGCGGCGCTGACGGCGCCGCCCCCGCTTGTGCCTGTGCGTGGCGGCAGTTCAGTGTGCCGGGAGGGCGGAGGGCCACGCAGCGCGGGGAGCGCGAGGGGCGTCCCGCACGCCTGCCCGGGCCGTTCGGCATGGTCGAATGGCTGCTCCGCGTGCCGACGCCGCCCCTCCTGGCAGCCCACCTGTAGCAGTCGCGCGCCGGACCGCTCGGTGAGCGCCCGGATGCTCGGTTCGCTGATCCCGCGGTAGAAATCTCCAGCACAGCCGTCGCCTGGTAGCGAGCGTGGTGGCCAGGACGGTCTTGCCGGAGGCAGGCCACTGACGGCCAGCAGAAGTGGGGGCACGCCTCCGTATGGCAGGAGGGGGTCGTTGCGGCGTGTGGCAACGGCCCCCTCCTGCGTGCTGCGGCCTGTTCAGTGCTTCTGCAGTTCGCGCCAGGCGCTGAAGGTGACGGGGAACAGCGGTTCGGCGAGTTCCGCCATGGCGCGGGCGTACAGGCGCGTCTCGTACTGCGCGCCGTTGTGGTCGCGGAGTTCGAGGAAGTGCAGCAGGCTGCGGACGTTGAAGGTGTAGTACGACTCGGTGTAGAGCGCCTGGGGGAGCACGCCGCGCGCCTGTTCGCGGGTGACGCCGAGGGTCAGGAGGTCCTGGTACGCGCCGAAGGCGTTCCGCCAGGCGTCCGCCCAGACTTGGGCGGCTTTGCCCTGGTCGAGGGTGCCGTCGTCCTCGACGCTGGCCTGGCGGTTGCTGGGGGCCTGCTTGCGGAATTCGGTGGGTTGGTAGCCGCGTTCCTGCATTTCGACGTAGCGGCCGCTGATTTCGTTTTTGCTGACGCCGACGCGGTGGCGGACCATCTGGCGGTCCACGAAGATCGGGCAGACGACCTTGAAGGTGATGAGGTTGTGCTCGAAGGGGCTGCCGTGGTGCTCGCGCAGGAGGTAGCGGAGGAGTTTCTCGTCGCGCGCGTCGAGGGGTTTGGTGTTGTCGCCGCCGAAGCTGACGCGGGCGGCGTTGACGATCATTTTGTCGTCGCCGATGTGCTGGACGAGGGCGACGCTGCCGATGCCGTCACCGAGGGGGTAGAGCTGCTGGGCCTGGGGGTCTGCGGGGGCGGGGTGCTGCGCGTCGAGGGTGTCCACCATAACCTTAATATTCTTCACGCTGCTCATGTTCTCCGGGTGAGTATGTTGCCCTCTCCCCCGCTCGCAACCACGGGAAATCCCGGTGGGCGCGGCGTCCAAATGATGAGGAGCGCCTGCCGGGGCGCTCCTCGGTGACCCGCGCTGGCGTTACCCGCCGACGTGCACGACCGGGCGGCGTTTCTGGTCGGGTTCGGCCTGCCGGAGCACTTCGTGCGTGAGCGGCGGGATGTCCCCTTCCCCGGCCACGATGAAGCGCAGGGCGTTCTTGATGGGGCCGTCCTCGTCCCATTCGAAGTACACGTGCGGGGGGATGCCGGTGATGTCGCGGACCTGCAGCAGGAACGCCGCGATGGTGTTCGGGACGCTCGCGCCGCGCGCGCGCAGCACCTGGTACTGCCCGACGGCGACGCCCTGCACGTCCACGACGTCGCTGAAGGCGCTGGCGTCGCTGACTTCCACTTCGAGGAACAGGACGGGGTCGCCGCCGGGAATGTGCGTGTCGTACCGCACCTCGAGTTCCTTGAGGCGGTACTCGTCGGTGTCGCCGGCGTCGAGGTGGTTGGCGATGAACCGCAGGGGACGCTCGCCGTGCTGCAGCAGGAAGTACTGCGCGGTGTGGTCCAGTTCGACGCGGTCGGCGCGGAGTTCGGTGGCGCGGACGACACGCGAGGCGATGCTGACGACCAGGATGGCTGCGACGAACAGCAGCGCGATGTACAGGCCCTCGGGGCGTTCGGCGATGGTGACGACGCTGGTGTAGACGAAGATCAGGCTGATGAGCGTGAAGGCGACGCCGAGGCCGCGTTCGCCGTTACGGTAGCAGCTGAGCGTCACGGCGATAGCGGCGCTGGTCATGAGGGCGAGGACGCCGGTGGCGTACGCGCCGGCCTGGGCGTCCACGTTCGCGCGGAACGCGATGGTCACGAGGAAGCACACGCCTGTGAAGAGCAGGACGAGGGGGCGGTTGGCGCGGGCCCAGTCGGGGGCCATGCCGTAGCGGGGCAGGTAGCGCGGCACGATGTTCAGCAGCCCTGCCATGGCGCTCGCGCCCGCGAACCACAGGATCAGGATGGTGATGGCGTCGTAGGCGGTGCCGAACACCTCCCCGAGGCGTTCGTGCGCGAGGTATGCCAGCGCGCGCCCGCTCGCCTCGCCGCCCGGCTGGAACTGCTCGGGCGGGATCAGCAGGGTCGTCACGAACGACGAGCCGATCAGCATGACGCTCATGATGAGCGCGGCGGTGGTCAGGAGCTTCTTGCCGTTGCTGATGCGTCCGCGTGGGTTGCTTTCGGTGTCGCTGCGGTCGCCCTTGACGAGGGGCATGACGACCACACCGGTCTCGAAGCCGGACAGGCCGAGCGCGAGGCGCGGGAACACCAGCAGCGCCGCGCCGATCAGCGCGAGCGGGCTGGCGTACGTGGTTGTGAGGGTGTGCGTCCAGTTGCCGATCAGGCTGGGCTGCGCGACGACGAGCTGCAGGGCCTTGCCGACGACGATGACGTTCATGGCGAGGTACACCATGACGAGCGCGACGGCGATGCCGATGGCCTCGTTGAAGCCCTTGAGGAACACTGCGCCCAGCAGCGCGATGAGCGCGAGCGTGATGGGCATCTGCCAGCCGTCCAGGAGGCGGTGCAGGAACGGGTTCTCGACCATGTGGGCGGCGGCGTCGGCGGCGCTCAGCGTGATGGTGATGACGAAGCCGGTCGCGACGAAGCCGATGAGGCTGAGCACGAGGACCTTGCTGGGCCAGAACGACAGCAGGCGTTCGAGCATGCTGATGCTGCCGTCCCCGTGAGGGCTTTCGCGGGCGACGCGCCGGTACATGGGGAGCGCGCCGAACAGCGTCACCAGTACCAGCACGAGCGTCGCGATGGGTGAGAGGGGGCCGGCGGCGAGGGCCGCAATGCCCGGCTGGTACCCGAGCGTGCTGAAGTAGTCCACCCCGGTCAGGCACATGACCTTCCACCATGGGTGCTGGTGGTGCTGCGCGTGGACAGCGCTCTCCTGTTCGTAGAATCCTTCTTGTTTCGCCTGGGCGGTGTCCGCCTGCAGGAGCCAGTGTTTCAGGCGGGTTCGCCAGGAGTCTGCGCGGGTCATAAGCTGAATGCATTCTGGACGATTCGGTGGTGGGGCGTGAGGGCGCCTTGAGGTATCCGGCGGCGCGTTCCTTCATGCTCGGTGGGCCGGGCGGCGTGGGGCTGGGGGGGTACTGGAGGTCAGGTGGGGCGGGCGCGGCGGGCGAGGGGCGGCCACGTCCAGAGGGTCAGGGCGCGCAGCAGCCATTCGAGCGGGCCGTACTGGGCGCGGTGGAGCCACGCGGCGCTCAGGCGCAGTTGCGCGGCGTAGATCAGCAGCGCGAGGGCGGCGACGGTGGCGATGCCGAGTTGGCCCATCAGGCGCAGACCGTACGCGTGGAAAATCAGGGCGCACGCGAGGGACTGCAGGACGTAGTTGCTGAGGGCCATGCGGCCCGCAGGGGCAAGGCGCGCGACGAGGGTCGGCCACGCGCGGGCGGCGCGCAGGAACAGCGTGACGTACGCGGCGCTCAGCAGCGGCGCGGTGAGGGTGTCCACGGCGAACCCGGCGGTGGCGAGGGCGGACGGCACGGGGGCGTGGACGGTGTAGGTGTAGAACGCGGCGCCGAGCAGGCCGACCGGGAGCATAAAGCGCAGCGCGCGGGTGAGGGCCGCGTCGTAGTCGGTCCAGCGGGCGAGAAACTGGCGTTTCCCGGCGGCGAGGCCCAGCAGGAACATCGCGAGGGCGCTGGGGCCCTGCAGGGCGATGAGGGTGGGCCAGACGGTCTGCCATTCGCGCCAGTGCTGCTGGACGGTGCTGACGATGGTGCCCGTGAAGCCCTGCAGGGCGCGCTGCGCGTCCGCGTTTGACGTGAGGGCGGACGCGCTGGGGCTGAGCGCTTCGAGGGCGCTCAGCCCCAGCCACACGGCGCCGCCCGTGAGAATCAGGGCGGCGCCGGTGCGGGCGGCGCGTCTGGGCGTCCAGTGGCGGACGAGGAGCAGCGCGATGCCCAGCGCGGCGTAGATGGTGAGGATGTCGCCGTGGTAGAGCAGCAGGGCGTGCGCGGCGCCAAACAGCAGCAGGCCGGCGTGGCGGCGGAGCATGCGCGGCGCGAAGCGGTCGCCGGCGCGCTGGGCGGCGTTCATCTGCAGGGTGAAGCTGTACCCGAACAGGAACGAGAACAGCAGGTAGAACTTCGTTTCGAACAACAGTGTGATCAGGGCGTACGCGGCGGCGTCGAGGGGGGTGCGGACGGCCGGGTCGGGCATGCCGGTGGCGTAGTAGGGCGTGGCGAAGGTCAGGATGTTGACGATCAGGATGCCGAGCAGCGCGAAGCCGCGCAGGGCGTCCACGACGTCCAGGCGAACGGGGGTGGTGGGGGGCATGGGGGCCTCCTTACGGGGTGAGCAGGCGCCGGACCTGTTGCGTCCAGAGGGGGCGGATGTCGATGTCTAGGCCCATCAGGACGGCGTTGCTGAGGCCGTCGAAGGTGAAGGCCAGCCAGGCGGCGTGCGTGTTCACGTCGAGGGGCGGGAGCGCGCCGAGCTGCACGCCGTGGCGCAGCAGGTCCCGGAAGCCGTCATGGTAGCCGCGGACGAGATCGCGCAGGGCGTCGGCGTAGCGGGGGTCGCGCAGGCCGAGCGCGAAGTACTCGTGGAGCACGCGCGAGAACATGGGGTGGCGTTGCTGCTCCTCGATGGACGCGGCGCCGTCCTCGGCGAGGCGGTCGAGGAAGTTTCCGGGGGTGTACGTGGCCCAGGCGAAGGTGGCAGGGAATGCGGCGGCGCGGCAGACCTCGTGGAACAGGGCGCGCAGCAGGTCGTCCTTGGAGGGGAAGTAGTGGTAGAGGGTGGGTTTGGCGATGCCGACGCGCCGCGCGAGCTCCGCGAGGGCCATGCCGTCCAGCCCTCCTTCAGCAATCAGGACGTACGCTTTTTCGAGAATGCGCTTGAGTGTTTGTTGTCCATCTCTTGTCATGAATGTCCTCTCTACCGTACGGTCGGTAGAGAGAGCATAGACCCTGCCCTTCTGCGCCACCACCCCCGCCCCGCAGGTGTTCCCTCATGCCCACCAACAACACGCGCTCCGCCGAAGCGGAGCGCGAGATCAACAGAAGAAAGGAGGGTTACTTGCGGTTCGAACGCACGCGCACAGGCACCAGGGCCCGTTCAGCGCGCGGCGCCGCGCGGTGAGCGACGAGAGCCAGGACCACGACCACGCTCAGCAGCAGAAGTTCCATGCCGTATTCTGCCGCGCGGCGCCTCACAAATCCGTGACAATTGCCCTACACCCGTCCTGGCCGCACACCAGCACCCCTACCACGCCCCCGATGACACGCCCACCGCCTCCAGCGCCGCCCGAAATTGCAACGCTGTCACAGGCAGGACGCTCAGCCGCGTGCCCCGCTGCACCAACGGCGACTCCGCCCACGCCGGCAACGCCCGCACCTCTGCCAGGCTCAGCACCCGCGGGAACGCCTGCACCGGCGCCACATCCACCATGCTCCAGCGCGGCTCCAGCGCACTGCTCCGCGCATCGAAGTACGCGCTGCCCGAATCGAACTGCAGGTCATCCGGGTACGCCGCGCGCACCACCCGCGCCACGCCCGCCACGCCCGCCGGCGTGGCGTTCGAATGGTAGAACAGCGCCAGATCCCCGACCTCCATGGCCCGCAGGAAATTCCGCGCCTGATAATTCCGCACGCCGTTCCAGGGCTCCACCCCCACCCGCTCCAGGTCGGCGTACCCGAACACGTCCGGCTCGCTCTTCAACAACCAGTACTGCACGCCCCGCATGCTAGAGCACCCACACGCACTCGGGGACATGCCTCACGCTCGCGCGCGCAGCAGGCCAGTACAGTGAACGCATATGCGCCGCACGCCGTGGCTGGTGATCCTGCTCCTGCTCGCTCTGGGGGCGTACCTCGCTCCCGAGCGGGCGTCGTCGCCCTTCACGACGAACATCCGCCTCACGCCGAACCCACAGGTGGTCGGCGCCGAAGAACTCCCCACCGACACGCGCGCCCTGTTCCAGAAGTCGCGCCCCGCCACCGTCCGCGTCACCACCCTCACCGACGCGGGCGCCATCGGCATCGGCACCGGCTTCTTCGTGAACGACGCCGGCCTGCTCCTCACCGCGTACCACGTCGTCGACGGTGGCCGCCTGTTCACGGTCACGACCTTCAGCGGCCAGAAGTTCAGCGCGGACCTCATCGGCTTCGACAACGCCGCCGACGTCGCCCTGCTGAAAATCCGCACGCGCGGGAAGGTCCCGTACCTGAACGTCACCACCCGCGCGCCCCGCGTGGGCGAGCAGGTCCTCGCCATCGGCAACAGCCGCGAGCAGTTCCTGCAACCTCGCCGGGGCCGCCTGCTCAGCCTGAACGCCGACGCCGGCGAAGCGGACTTCCCGGACGGCACGCTCGAAATGAGCGCGCCCCTCGCGCCCGGCGACAGCGGCGGGCCCATCATCGACGGGAATGGGGAGGCCATCGGCGTCGTCAGCTACATCCGCGTGAACAGCCAGGACGAGACGCTCGCGTCGTACGCCGTGCCCGTCACGCAGAACGGCGCGCTGTACCGCAGCCTCCGCTCCGGCGAGAAGAAGGACGTGCCCGCCATCGGCATCGCGTTCGACCGCACGCACGACGGCGTCACCGACCCGCCCGGCGCGGTCATCTCGCTCGTGCCGCGCGGCGGCCCCGCCGCGCGCGCAGGCCTGCGCGCCCCGAAACTCGACGCGGACGGCAACGTCGTCCGTTTCGGCGACATCATCACCGCCGTGGACGGCACCCGCACGCGCAGCGCGAACGACGTGATCTTCGAGATTCGCCGCCGCCACATCGGCGAAACCGTGACGCTCACCGTGCAGCGCGGCGACCAGAGCCTGCGCGTCCCCCTGAAGCTCGTCGCGAAGGGCAGCATCGCCTACGAGGAGTAACGGCAGGCGGCGCCGCTGCCCGGGCTTCAAACCACCAGGGCACGCCGGAAATCGTGAACGGCCGGTTTCCGCTCGGAGCCCAGGACCTCGACCGCGTCCGGGCCGGCCTGCCGGATGAACTGATGCTCGGACTCGTGCGCCGGGAACACCCAGAACACCTGCATGCGCGCCGTGAGCGTCAGGATCTGGCCGTACGGGTCGGTGATGTAGATGTTCAGGTCGTTCTCGTACGGGTACGTGAAGTACACGCTGTGCATGGGTGAACCGCCGCCGATGCCGGTCTGGCGGTTCACATACAGCCCGTCCCCGGCGCTGTACGGCTGCCGCGTGACGTGCGGGCTGGCGCAGCCGCGCGCGAGCAGGGCACGGGCACGTCCCAGGGAGGCCGTGCATGAGCAGCTCCTGACGTACGCCGCGCGCGTCGAGGTGGTCGGCCCTGAGGGGGCTGGACTGGTGGGCGTGCCGAGTCACTGGAGGGAACGCTCCCGGACGAGCGTTCAGGGGGCCTTGTGCTCGTTGAAGTCGTTCGTGGGCGCTTCAGCGAAAGGGGGGCCCGGCGCGCCGGGCCCCCTTTCCGGGTGGGGGTCAGGCGAGGTCGTTCAGGAGGTCCGGCAGGGCCTTTTTCACGCAGGTGAACATCGGCACGTCACGCAGGGTGTACATGCTCGCCTCGGTGTAGCGGAGGCGGTGCACGAGGTCCACGAATTCCTGCGGGTGGTCACTGTCGAAGCTCACGACGAACTCCTGGTCGTCGATGCCGTAGCTGTAGCTGGTGTTGATGCGCACGCCCTTAAACGGCGTGGACGCGAAGATGTGCTCGTCCATCATGCCCTGGCGGGAGTGCGGCGTGAGGTCGTACCACGCGCGCGTCTTGATGAACGGGTAGATGAACAGGAACTGCCCCTGGCCGGGCAGGATTTCCAGGCCGTGGCCGCTGCCTTCGACGCGGTTCACGTACTGGCTGCGTTTGTTCATGCTGACGTAGTTGTACGGCTGCGTGAGGTACCCCATCAGGCGCGTGCGGTTGAGGCGCGCCTGGGCGTCCTGGAAGTCGCGGACGTCGAACGCGATGCGCCACAGCATGAAGTCCACGTCGCCGCGCACGCCGGTGAGGCTGTACGTACGCTGGATGAGGCCCTTTTCGGCGCTCTGGTCGAGCCAGCCTTCGGCGGCGGCGAGGAATTCGGCTTTGATGTCGGCCTGCTCGTCGCGGGGGAGGCGGCGGAAGGCCGGGTCGAGTTTGAAGAAGGCGTAGTTGAGGAACTGGCGGTTCGCGCGGTCCGGTTCGCGTTGCGTGACCTGCCCGCTGGGGTCGAGGTCGACCATCATTTTGGGGCGGCCGCCGGGCGCGCCGGTGGGGCGACCGCTGCCGGTGGCGGGCGGGGTGCCTTCGGCGCTTGGTTCGGGACGCTGCGGTTGACGTTCGTCGCTCATCGGATGACCTCGCCGATCAGGTTGGTGTTCAGGCCGAAGTTGTCGGCGTACAGCACCTGGATGCTGTCGTAGTCGGCGTCGGTGAGGGGCGCGACGTCGAAGGTCGCGGCGTACTCCTCGAGGCCCTTCTCGTCGTAGATGTTGGGCAGGACGCTGGCCATGGCGGGGCTGTGCAGTGCGAACTGGATGGCGAGCTGCCCGATGGTGCGGCCCTGGCCCTGCACGAACTGCGCGTTGAGCTGCTCGACTTTCTTGAGGCCGTCTTCCATCCAGGCTTTGCGGCGTTCGTTGGTGGTCAGGCGCCAGTTGCGGTGGTCGCCGGGTTCGAATGTCGTGTCGAGGGTCATGTAGCCTTCGAGCAGGCCGGACGCGTGGGGCACGC encodes:
- a CDS encoding sigma 54-interacting transcriptional regulator, giving the protein MQANTVGELLQLPAYQGRAPFDGRTRLVQDEVRDNLIRKLRAKENLFPGVVGYDETVVPQLVNALLARQNFILLGLRGQAKSRILRAITNLLDETVPAINASDINDDPLNPISAHGQELLREYGDRLEIRWIPREERYVEKLATPDVTVADLIGDVDPIKAARLGTALGDVRAMHFGLLPRANRGIFAVNELADLAPKVQVALFNILQEGDVQIKGYPVRLELDVMLVFSANPEDYTARGKIVTPLKDRIGSEIRTHYPRTVDLGMDITAQEAYRDPSVVVPTFIAELIEEIAFQAREDNRVDKLSGVSQRLPISLMELASANAEVRALTGGDDPVVRVADIYAGLPAITGKMELEYEGELKGAENVAREVIRKAAGQVYARRFSSADTRDLEKWFADGNVFRFPQAGDARAAMSAARDVPGLADLAVDVAGDARDAVRVAAAEFILEGLYGRKKLSRAEESYAAPEPEMKQPGRGGRWN
- the thyX gene encoding FAD-dependent thymidylate synthase, whose product is MSSVKNIKVMVDTLDAQHPAPADPQAQQLYPLGDGIGSVALVQHIGDDKMIVNAARVSFGGDNTKPLDARDEKLLRYLLREHHGSPFEHNLITFKVVCPIFVDRQMVRHRVGVSKNEISGRYVEMQERGYQPTEFRKQAPSNRQASVEDDGTLDQGKAAQVWADAWRNAFGAYQDLLTLGVTREQARGVLPQALYTESYYTFNVRSLLHFLELRDHNGAQYETRLYARAMAELAEPLFPVTFSAWRELQKH
- a CDS encoding chlorite dismutase family protein, whose translation is MMVDLDPSGQVTQREPDRANRQFLNYAFFKLDPAFRRLPRDEQADIKAEFLAAAEGWLDQSAEKGLIQRTYSLTGVRGDVDFMLWRIAFDVRDFQDAQARLNRTRLMGYLTQPYNYVSMNKRSQYVNRVEGSGHGLEILPGQGQFLFIYPFIKTRAWYDLTPHSRQGMMDEHIFASTPFKGVRINTSYSYGIDDQEFVVSFDSDHPQEFVDLVHRLRYTEASMYTLRDVPMFTCVKKALPDLLNDLA
- a CDS encoding S1C family serine protease, with translation MRRTPWLVILLLLALGAYLAPERASSPFTTNIRLTPNPQVVGAEELPTDTRALFQKSRPATVRVTTLTDAGAIGIGTGFFVNDAGLLLTAYHVVDGGRLFTVTTFSGQKFSADLIGFDNAADVALLKIRTRGKVPYLNVTTRAPRVGEQVLAIGNSREQFLQPRRGRLLSLNADAGEADFPDGTLEMSAPLAPGDSGGPIIDGNGEAIGVVSYIRVNSQDETLASYAVPVTQNGALYRSLRSGEKKDVPAIGIAFDRTHDGVTDPPGAVISLVPRGGPAARAGLRAPKLDADGNVVRFGDIITAVDGTRTRSANDVIFEIRRRHIGETVTLTVQRGDQSLRVPLKLVAKGSIAYEE
- a CDS encoding TetR/AcrR family transcriptional regulator yields the protein MTRDGQQTLKRILEKAYVLIAEGGLDGMALAELARRVGIAKPTLYHYFPSKDDLLRALFHEVCRAAAFPATFAWATYTPGNFLDRLAEDGAASIEEQQRHPMFSRVLHEYFALGLRDPRYADALRDLVRGYHDGFRDLLRHGVQLGALPPLDVNTHAAWLAFTFDGLSNAVLMGLDIDIRPLWTQQVRRLLTP
- a CDS encoding DUF418 domain-containing protein encodes the protein MPPTTPVRLDVVDALRGFALLGILIVNILTFATPYYATGMPDPAVRTPLDAAAYALITLLFETKFYLLFSFLFGYSFTLQMNAAQRAGDRFAPRMLRRHAGLLLFGAAHALLLYHGDILTIYAALGIALLLVRHWTPRRAARTGAALILTGGAVWLGLSALEALSPSASALTSNADAQRALQGFTGTIVSTVQQHWREWQTVWPTLIALQGPSALAMFLLGLAAGKRQFLARWTDYDAALTRALRFMLPVGLLGAAFYTYTVHAPVPSALATAGFAVDTLTAPLLSAAYVTLFLRAARAWPTLVARLAPAGRMALSNYVLQSLACALIFHAYGLRLMGQLGIATVAALALLIYAAQLRLSAAWLHRAQYGPLEWLLRALTLWTWPPLARRARPT
- a CDS encoding suppressor of fused domain protein; translation: MNRQTGIGGGSPMHSVYFTYPYENDLNIYITDPYGQILTLTARMQVFWVFPAHESEHQFIRQAGPDAVEVLGSERKPAVHDFRRALVV
- a CDS encoding EVE domain-containing protein, whose product is MRGVQYWLLKSEPDVFGYADLERVGVEPWNGVRNYQARNFLRAMEVGDLALFYHSNATPAGVAGVARVVRAAYPDDLQFDSGSAYFDARSSALEPRWSMVDVAPVQAFPRVLSLAEVRALPAWAESPLVQRGTRLSVLPVTALQFRAALEAVGVSSGAW
- a CDS encoding APC family permease — its product is MTRADSWRTRLKHWLLQADTAQAKQEGFYEQESAVHAQHHQHPWWKVMCLTGVDYFSTLGYQPGIAALAAGPLSPIATLVLVLVTLFGALPMYRRVARESPHGDGSISMLERLLSFWPSKVLVLSLIGFVATGFVITITLSAADAAAHMVENPFLHRLLDGWQMPITLALIALLGAVFLKGFNEAIGIAVALVMVYLAMNVIVVGKALQLVVAQPSLIGNWTHTLTTTYASPLALIGAALLVFPRLALGLSGFETGVVVMPLVKGDRSDTESNPRGRISNGKKLLTTAALIMSVMLIGSSFVTTLLIPPEQFQPGGEASGRALAYLAHERLGEVFGTAYDAITILILWFAGASAMAGLLNIVPRYLPRYGMAPDWARANRPLVLLFTGVCFLVTIAFRANVDAQAGAYATGVLALMTSAAIAVTLSCYRNGERGLGVAFTLISLIFVYTSVVTIAERPEGLYIALLFVAAILVVSIASRVVRATELRADRVELDHTAQYFLLQHGERPLRFIANHLDAGDTDEYRLKELEVRYDTHIPGGDPVLFLEVEVSDASAFSDVVDVQGVAVGQYQVLRARGASVPNTIAAFLLQVRDITGIPPHVYFEWDEDGPIKNALRFIVAGEGDIPPLTHEVLRQAEPDQKRRPVVHVGG
- a CDS encoding DUF3105 domain-containing protein, producing the protein MKRTFLLTALAVSLAACNKGGIEGVQTFDYKGGEHREGQIQYAQTPPAGGPHNPTWQTCAVYDQPIYNEYGVHSLEHGAVWVTYRADLGADAIAKLKTLVDGHSYALLSPYPDLPHPVVISAWNAQLAVDSADDNRLKAFLDKYEQGSNAPERGASCTGFNGTQGD